In Arachis stenosperma cultivar V10309 chromosome 1, arast.V10309.gnm1.PFL2, whole genome shotgun sequence, one DNA window encodes the following:
- the LOC130968526 gene encoding probable protein phosphatase 2C 40: MLSPEGEIKISFGYQCNNIERGGIPCEVANRHNILPEVRRTSSFSCLSGAALSANATLANTNLCNGKIGGEILPSWDSPNSFRKVPSSPSLSKLERLSSSLPSSLSYLSCSPSTSSDILEYDSCTFKSMSDPTRTEGFLNATELQVAGGAAGEDRVQAVCSEENGWLFCAIYDGFNGRDAADFLAGTLYDTIISHLNKLFWEFEPVSMVESENLISLGGSPQYNLEQNHSLICEADRSLSHGVLDSLQCALTQAENDFLYMVEQEMEDRPDLVSIGSCVLVVLLHGNDLYTLNLGDSRAVLATCSRGDGRLKAIQLTDSHTVDNEAERATLVANHLDDPKVVVAGKVKGKLKVTRAFGVGYLKKRNLNDALMGILRVRDLTSPPYISTQPSLNVHKISNSDQFVVVGSDGLFDFFSNVEAVKLVESYILSNPLGDPAKFLIEELVARAAHSAGLTMEELMNIPAGRRRKYHDDVTVMVIMLGMNQRTSKASTCI, encoded by the exons ATGCTTAGTCCTGAaggagaaataaaaataagttttgGCTATCAGTGCAACAATATTGAAAGAGGTGGCATCCCTTGTGAGGTGGCCAATCGCCACAATATCCTTCCTGAAGTCCGTAGGACAAGCAGTTTCTCGTGCTTGTCAGGAGCGGCCTTAAGCGCAAACGCTACACTCGCCAACACAAACCTCTGCAATGGTAAGATAGGAGGTGAAATTCTTCCAAGTTGGGACTCTCCTAATTCATTTCGCAAGGTGCCCTCTTCACCAAGTCTTTCAAAGCTGGAAAGGCTATCATCTTCTCTGCCAAGTAGTTTATCTTACCTAAGTTGTAGTCCTTCCACCTCAAGTGATATACTAGAATATGACTCCTGCACATTCAAGTCCATGAGCGATCCTACCAGAACTGAAGGTTTTCTTAATGCTACCGAACTACAAGTGGCAGGAGGAGCTGCTGGTGAAGATAGAGTTCAAGCGGTATGTTCTGAAGAGAATGGATGGCTCTTTTGTGCAATTTATGATGGCTTTAATGGTAGAGATGCAGCTGACTTTCTGGCTGGTACACTCTATGATACCATCATATCTCACTTGAACAAGTTATTTTGGGAATTTGAGCCAGTTTCCATGGTAGAATCTGAAAATTTGATCAGTTTGGGTGGATCCCCTCAATATAACTTAGAGCAGAACCACAGCCTTATTTGTGAAGCAGACCGATCCCTTTCACACGGGGTACTTGATAGCCTCCAATGTGCTCTTACTCAAGCTGAGAATGATTTCTTGTACATGGTTGAGCAGGAAATGGAGGATCGTCCAGATTTAGTTTCAATTGGATCTTGTGTTTTAGTTGTGCTTCTTCATGGTAATGATTTGTATACACTTAATCTAGGTGACAGCAGAGCAGTATTGGCAACATGCAGTCGTGGCGATGGAAGACTCAAGGCTATCCAGCTTACTGATAGCCATACCGTCGACAATGAAGCCGAAAGAGCTACACTTGTAGCCAATCATCTTGATGATCCCAAGGTTGTTGTAGCAGGAAAGGTGAAAGGAAAGCTCAAGGTTACTCGCGCCTTTGGAGTCGGCTACTTGAAAAAA AGAAATCTCAATGATGCTTTGATGGGAATCCTTCGAGTGCGTGATCTAACAAGCCCTCCGTATATTTCCACTCAACCATCACTGAATGTCCATAAAATCTCGAATTCTGATCAATTTGTTGTGGTAGGGAGTGATGGTTTATTCGACTTCTTCAGCAACGTTGAGGCAGTAAAGCTTGTTGAGTCTTATATCTTGAGCAACCCTTTGGGCGATCCGGCAAAGTTTCTCATAGAAGAGCTTGTAGCTAGAGCAGCTCATTCTGCAG GTTTGACCATGGAAGAGTTGATGAATATTCCTGCTGGAAGAAGAAGGAAGTACCATGATGATGTGACTGTAATGGTGATCATGCTTGGGATGAATCAGAGGACTTCCAAGGCATCAACTTGCATCTAA
- the LOC130933568 gene encoding uncharacterized protein At4g04775-like, which translates to MGVDAAIIHDDEGSSSCTRPGGGSSCAVPGGFERDPVAPKCYCGVYAIMYKSRTTSNPNRVFLGCPLFKAKEPYCRYFVWLDEHLKKIRAVEPEALGAVNEAEGVAVEEQLLRNQDIEKKLEELERKLLSIESKKTLSLWRITVIGVVVIVVAVCMLKE; encoded by the exons ATGGGTGTTGATGCTGCGATCATCCATGATGATGAAGGGAGCTCTTCATGCACAAGACCTGGAGGGGGATCTTCATGCGCTGTGCCAGGAGGATTTGAGCGAGATCCGGTTGCGCCCAAGTGCTACTGCGGCGTCTATGCCATTATGTACAAGTCAAGAACGACTAGTAATCCTAATAGAGTGTTTCTTGGGTGTCCATTATTCAAG GCTAAAGAACCGTACTGCCGGTACTTTGTCTGGCTGGATGaacatttgaaaaaaattaggGCCGTGGAGCCTGAAGCCTTGGGTGCGGTGAATGAAGCTGAGGGAGTAGCCGTTGAAGAACAGCTGCTTCGAAATCAGGATATTGAGAAAAAATTAGAAGAGTTGGAGAGGAAGCTGTTGTCTATTGAAAGCAAAAAAACCTTGAGTTTGTGGCGTATAACTGTGATTGGTGTAGTAGTTATTGTTGTTGCTGTATGTATGTTGAAGGAGTAA
- the LOC130970127 gene encoding uncharacterized protein LOC130970127, with translation MADLGIINNKKQMKKMKKKKKKQVGQDHVFPSSCSFSSGIKFLPNELLVEIFGKVASQSIVDLCKVKLSCKEFLKAAENDHVYQRASMENFSLVPLPWFTEQKECWFLKRCRESGNLEIAYREGMVEYFSSGDVDRGLEKLKKAAMNGHDEGKYVYSMILMCSDKERKQGLELFITLNASTCIRRCRKRVKYFVRSMWLNNIPMLNHHSFLCSSNTCQTSGKMMLNYNLNLSTKWWSSSDQDQWLRTISCHHCLADYELLLFSHIFQPHY, from the coding sequence ATGGCTGATTTGGGTATCATCAATAACAAGAAGcagatgaagaagatgaagaagaagaagaagaagcaagtAGGTCAGGATCATGTGTTcccttcttcttgttctttctcTTCTGGCATAAAATTCCTTCCGAATGAGTTGTTGGTGGAGATTTTCGGGAAGGTGGCATCACAATCCATTGTTGATCTGTGCAAGGTGAAACTGAGTTGCAAGGAATTTCTGAAGGCGGCGGAGAACGATCACGTGTATCAGCGTGCATCCATGGAGAACTTTTCCCTGGTGCCACTTCCATGGTTCACCGAGCAGAAAGAATGTTGGTTCTTGAAGCGGTGTAGAGAAAGTGGGAATTTGGAGATTGCATATCGCGAAGGAATGGTGGAATATTTCAGTTCCGGCGACGTTGATCGGGGTCTTGAGAAATTGAAGAAGGCTGCAATGAACGGCCACGATGAAGGGAAGTATGTTTATTCAATGATTCTGATGTGCAGCGATAAAGAGAGAAAACAGGGACTTGAACTGTTTATTACGTTGAATGCGTCCACGTGCATAAGAAGGTGTAGAAAGAGGGTTAAGTATTTTGTTAGGAGCATGTGGCTCAATAACATTCCTATGCTTAATCATcattctttcttgtgttcttccAACACATGCCAAACCAGTGGCAAAATGATGCTCAATTATAATCTTAATCTTTCAACAAAATGGTGGTCTTCCTCCGATCAAGATCAATGGCTTCGTACTATTTCCTGTCACCACTGCCTTGCAGATTATGAACTACTTTTATTTTCCCATATCTTCCAACCACATTATTAG
- the LOC130970118 gene encoding uncharacterized protein LOC130970118, whose translation MMDGKSEIPTKLDYYDDMWKLQSTATLLSHFKGQDGRDVLILDRTIFYPQGGGQPADHGFVRIGNGVDSSDSDSAIKFVVTDVRSKDGVVFHYGFFENMVGEAESQLHKGKEVSLFVDESRRKLNSRLHSAGHLLDVCLPRIGLGHLEPGKAYHFADGPWVEYKGTVPQNEMQNKQKDLELEANNLISMGAKVHADILPYDEAAKLCGGCLPDYVPKESAPRIVRIGENPGCPCGGTHVTDISDIIQVKVSQIRSKKGLTKVSYNVVSSLKI comes from the exons ATGATGGATGGAAAGAGTGAGATTCCGACGAAGCTGGATTACTACGATGACATGTGGAAGCTTCAATCCACTGCCACACTCCTTTCGCATTTCAAG GGACAAGATGGAAGAGATGTATTGATATTGGATCGTACTATATTCTATCCGCAAGGAGGTGGTCAACCTGCTGACCATGGATTCGTCCGCATTGGCAATGGCGTTGACTCTTCCGATTCAGACTCAGCCATCAAGTTTGTGGTTACTGATGTCCGATCCAAAGATGGCGTT GTTTTTCACTACGGTTTCTTTGAGAACATGGTTGGGGAAGCAGAATCCCAACTTCACAAAGGGAAGGAGGTCTCACTATTTGTTGATGAGTCCAGGCGCAAGCTCAATTCCAG GTTGCATTCAGCAGGGCATTTGCTTGATGTTTGTCTTCCAAGAATAGGATTAGGTCATTTAGAGCCTGGCAAAGCTTACCATTTTGCTGATGG ACCTTGGGTTGAATACAAAGGTACAGTTCCACAAAATGAAATGCAGAATAAGCAAAAGGATTTAGAGTTGGAAGCtaataatttaatttccatGGGAGCAAAA GTTCATGCTGATATATTACCATATGATGAAGCTGCTAAGCTTTGTGGTGGTTGTCTTCCTGATTATGTTCCCAAG GAAAGCGCACCTCGAATTGTAAGGATAGGAGAGAATCCTGGGTGCCCGTGTGGTGGTACACATGTTACTGATATTTCAGACATCATACAAGTTAAG GTTTCCCAAATTCGCTCAAAGAAAGGACTGACAAAAGTCTCATATAATGTTGTATCAAGTCTCAAGATATAG